In the Malaya genurostris strain Urasoe2022 chromosome 1, Malgen_1.1, whole genome shotgun sequence genome, one interval contains:
- the LOC131428324 gene encoding mitotic spindle assembly checkpoint protein MAD2A-like: MATSTQHGITLKGSTAIVREYLHYSMNSILYQRNVYPPEKFTSKKQYGIPVLVLTNEEIVSKLKGTLDKLENCINCNNVRQIILAITNKQTTEVLERWEFDIHNESPANNATKMDQSNPVSTKELKKIQAEIRAVMLQITSSVSFLPLHECSCAFEILVHFRGETPPGWSPRPNSEIQDAQNVQLKSFSTGLHKVDTTIQYKNVD; this comes from the exons ATGGCCACTTCGACACAACACGGAATCACTCTCAAGGGTTCGACTGCCATCGTTAGAGAATACTTGC ATTATAGCATGAATTCGATCCTTTACCAGCGAAATGTCTACCCACCGGAAAAGTTTACAAGCAAGAAACAGTACGGTATACCAGTTCTAGTTTTGACGAATGAGGAAATCGTTTCTAAGCTGAAGGGGACTCTTGACAAATTGGAAAACTGTATCAATTGCAACAATGTTAGACAAATAATCCTGGCAATCACCAACAAGCAAACGACGGAAGTTCTCGAACGATGGGAATTTGATATACACAACGAATCACCCGCGAATAATGCGACAAAGATGGACCAAAGCAATCCCGTTTCAACCAAGGAACTGAAAAAGATTCAGGCCGAGATCAGAGCTGTCATGTTGCAAATAACGAGTAGCGTAAGCTTCCTTCCACTGCATGAATGTAGTTGTGCGTTTGAAATTCTGGTACACTTTCGTGGTGAAACACCACCGGGATGGTCACCAAGACCGAATTCCGAAATTCAAGACGCCCAAAACGTACAGCTGAAGTCATTCTCTACAGGTTTGCATAAGGTCGATACGACTATTCAATATAAGAATGTCGATTAG